TTGTATACTGGGCACAGTTGGAAATGACTGGAAGGATCTGTGTTGGCCTACACAGGAGCGCCGGATCGGATGATAAAAATGGAGGAAAAAATGATTACATCGCTGTATCAGTCACTTTGCAATATGGAAACCAACATTGCAGACCGTGTGGCTCTGCGCTGGTATGATGAAGAAAAGCAGGGCGTGGCCGAGGTGCACTACGCACAGTATGCCCAGGATCTGCGCCGGTTCGTGGCGTTCCTGCGTGCAGAGTATGGCGACGTGCGCGGCAAGCGTGTGGCGATCCTGGCCCGCAACAGCTACCAGTATGTCATCTGCATGTACGGCACGGTCATTGCCGGAGCCGTGGCTGTGCCGCTGAACCTTGGCAAGGACTGGGATGCCATCTCCTATGAGCTGGGCCTCACCGAGCCGGTGTGCATCCTGCAGGATGGCGAGTTCGCGGAGCGGGAGCCTGCCCTCGCTGAGACCTACGGCAGCATCCTGAAGCCCATGGATGTCTTTGCGGCCTATGAGCCTGCCGAGGACGTGACCGAGGTGGAGGACCTCTCTGCTCTGGCTTTTATCATGTTCACCTCCGGCACCACCGGCCGCAGCAAGGGCGTTATGCTGAGCCAGAAGAACCTGTTCAGCGCCATGCCGGCCTTTCTGGACCCCTTTGACGATGTGAAGAAGTACACGGGCTGGAACACCGATGAGTTCTCGTCCCTGTCCGCCCTGCCCATGTTCCACATCTCCGCCATGACCAGCCTTGTTTCGTGGAGCATCACAGGCCACTCCATCAACCTGTGCAACAACCTGAAGTATTTCTACCGTGATCTGGGTGCCATGCACAGCGAGGTGATGGCAGTGGTGCCGGTTCTGCTGAAGAGCATCTACAGCGATGTGATGAAGGGCCGCCGCGACCGCCTGAACGGCCTGTGCGTGCTGACCTGCGGCGCTGCCATGTTCGACCCCAAGATTCTGAGCGATATGATGGAGAAGGGCTTCTTTGTGGCCCAGATGTACGGCCTGACCGAGACCTGCGGCGACGGTGCATGGAACTCCTCACAGGAGGCAAAGTACCTGACCAGCGTGGGCCATGTGGACCTCAGCTGTGAATACAAGCTGGACGACGGCGAGCTGTGCATGCGGGGCGACCCCATCATGCTGGGCTACTACAAGGACCCGGAAGGCACTGCAGAAGTCATCGATGCAGACGGCTGGTTCCACACCGGCGACATTGCCCGGGTGGAAGAGGACGGCTACATGTACCTGACCGGCCGCAAGAAGAACGTGATCATTCTGGACAGCGGCGAGAACGTGAACCCCGAGGAGCTGGAAAAGCTGCTGGTGCCCTGTGCGGACATTCAGGAGTGCATCGTGAAGGAAAAGGACAAAAAGATCTGTGCCCTCATCTGCTGTGACCCTGCAAAGCAGGAAACTGTGAAGGAGTTCGTCACTGGGGTCAACCGCGGCCTGCCGCTGTACAAGCGCATGGTGACGGAGTTCAGCGCACAGCCGCTGCCCCGCAACGCCATGGGAAAACTGCTGCGCTGAACACAGGAGGAAACAGAACAATGAGTAAGATCAGAGTGCTGGATAATGTCTACGACCTTATCACCATCAACATGGAAGACCGCTTCAAGGATAATGTGGCCTTCCGCTTCTACGACACCGCAAACGATGCCGTGACCACCATCCTCTATAAGGATTATGTGCAGGATATCCGCAAGGCGGTGAATTACTTCCAGTCCACCATCCCGGAGATCAAAGGCAAAAAGATCTGCCTGCTCACCAAGAACAGCTACGAGTATGCCGTGAACACCTTTGGCGTGGTGGCGGCCGGTGCGGTGCTGGTGCTGCTGAACCAGCGCAAGAGCTGGGACGAGCTGAGCTACGAGCTGGGCCTTGTGGAGCCGGATGCCATCCTGACCGACGGCGACGACTACGGCTTCAACGACCAGCTCAAGGCTGCCTACGGCGATATCCTCCGCCCCATGGATGGCTTCCGGAGCTATGAGCCTGCGCAGCTGACCCGCTGCATCGACCACGAAGCCCTGATGGTCCTGATGTTCACCTCCGGTACCACGGGCCGCAGCAAGGGCGTGATGCTGAGCGAGAAGAATTTCTTCTCGGTGATGCGTGCCCACACCCAGATCGGTGAGCACATGATGGCGTATAAGCACGAACCGAACCTCGTCATGAGCCAGTACACCGTGCTGCCCATGTTCCATCTGGGCGCGTTCATCTGTCTGTTCTCCTGGGCCCATGCAGGCTGGGCGCTGAACGTCAGCAGCGACATCCGCAACTTCTATAAAGAGGTAAAGCGGATGCCCAGTCAGGCCATGGCGGTGGTGCCGGTCATTATGAACTCGCTCCACCACGATGTGATGCGCGGCCGCAAGGAACGTCTGGGGGAGCTGTGGGTGCCCATCTGCTCCTCTGCCATGTTCGACCCGCAGGTGATGCTGGATATGGCGGAACACGGCATGTTCGTGGTGCAGACCTACGGCAGCACCGAGACCTGCGGCGACGGCATCATCAACTACGCACAGGACGCAAAGCACATCGGCGCTGTGGGTCAGGGCAACGATTATCTGGACTACAAGATCGCCGAGGACGGCGAGCTGTGCATGCGCGGCGACAGCATCATGCTGGGCTACTACAAGGACCCGGAGGCCACCGCCGAGGTCATTGACGCGGACGGCTGGTTCCACACTGGCGATCTGGCCCGCAAGGACGAGGACGGCTACTATTTCCTGACCGGCCGCAAGAAGAACCTCATCATTCTGGACAGCGGCGAGAACATCAACCCCGAAGAGCTGGAAGGCATCGTGGGCAAGTGCGAAGCCGTGAAGGAATGTGTAGTAAAAGAAATGGGCAAGAAGATCGGCGTGGTGGTCTATTGCGACGAGGACAAACAGCAGCAGGTGCGGGACTTTATCACCGAGGCAAACCGCACCCTGCCGCTGTACAAGCGTATGAGCGCAGTGGAGTTCAGCACCGAGCCGCTGCCGCGCAACGGTGCAGGCAAGCTGCTGCGCCAGTGATACAGATGCGATCGAATGCCCGGATGCATAAATGGGCCGGCAGACCGGCAGACTGAAAACAGGAGTTCCGACAAAAAACAAAGCTTTGTTGCCGGAACCCTTGCGCACAGGAGAGAATCAGGGTATTATTATGGAAAGGCATAGGAGATTGTGCCTATTATCCGTCACGGAAAGGAAGAAAATTTCTATGGAACGAGCAGAGATCATTTCCCAGATCCTGGCCATCCTGGAGGATGTTGCCGAGGTCTCTCCCGAAGATGTGAATGAGAACAGCGTCCTGATGGACGATCTGGATCTGTCCTCAATGGAGATCCTGACCATTGTGGCAGACCTCGAGGAGACCTTCGGCCTGCGCATCCCTGAAAAGGAGCTGCGCAACTTTGTGACCATAGGGGATCTGGTGGATTATCTGGCGGCAAACGCGGGGTAACAGTTCATGAATGAGTCGCAGCGCTCGACGGAGTACATCTTTCAGGGAACGATGTACTTCTTCCGTCGGGAGAAGATCCTGTGTCGGTACCAGTTTGCGCTGCAGGATGCGGTGGAACCCGCTCTTTTGCAGCGCGCACTGGAGGCGGCGCTTTCGGCCGCACCGTACTATCGGGTACAGCTGGTGCAGGAAAAGCGGAGCTTTTTTCTGGAGCCGAACCCGAACCCCTGTCTTGTGTATCAGGGCAGTGCACAGCGCGATATCCCGGAGGAAACGAACGGCTATCTTTTCAGCGTGAGCTGTGAGGGGGACACCGTCTATTTTGACTGGTATCATTTCCTTATGGACGGCCACGGGGTGTCGCCCTTCCTCACCCGCATTCTGGAACAGTACTGCAACCTGCGCTATGGCACGGCGTTTGAAAACACGCCCATCGTGTGCAGCCCGGCCTATGACATCGAGGCCATGATGGAAAAATATCCACCCCACACAGCCACCGAGAGCACGATGCAGAGGGATGTGGTGCAGACCTACGAGGGCAGGATGCGCCGCACCCGGGTGCGGCTGACCAAGCAGAGCCTTGTGGACCGGGCAGTGGAGAACGGCGTCAAGCCCTTTACAGCGCTGGCCGGTCTGCTGAGCCTTGCGCTGCGCAGCTATCTGGGCAAAGACGAGATCCAGTATTCCTACTCGGCAGATACCCGCAGGGAAGCGGGCGTGCCGGATGCCCTTTACAACTGCGTGTGCTCCTTTCAGAGCGGCGTGAAGCTGAACGATGACACCCGCCTTGCGGACATCGTGCCGGAAATGGATGCCGAGGTGCTCCGCACCCTGCAGCCGGAGGCAAAGCTGCGCCAGATGGTCCAGCAAATGAGCTGGGTGTACAAGGTAGACCAGCAGAAAGCGCCCCTGCGCATCAAGCAGAGGGTGTTCCAGATGGGTGAGTACATCAGCGGTGTCCCGGCGGATTTCTGGCTCAGCTATCTGGGCAATCCCCTGATGCCGGCTGCGCCGGAGCTTCAGCAGTACATCAGCGACTTCAACGTCTGGGTCCCGCCGGATGGCGGCTCCATGGGTGTGGAAGCCTCCAGCCTGAACGGCATTATCACCCTGTGCATCGAGAACAAGGCCGAAATGCCAGGCCTTGCCGGGATGATCCGCACCGCCTTTGAAAAAGAGGACATCACGGTGCTGGAAGCCGTGGATCTGGATACATAAGTACAGAACATAAAAAGCACTCTTTCCGGGCAGGAAAGGGTGCTTTTTTGCGTTTTATTCGGTCCGTGCAGGCCGTGTGGTCACTTCGCCGCAGCGCAGAGCCTCCTGTCGGCCGTTCTCCCGCTGGATGACCAGCCGCCCTTCCTCGTCGATGGCAAGGGCCTTTGCGGCGTAGGTCTCGGTCTCGGCACACACCGTCACCCAGTGGCCGGGCACAAAGCACCGGGCGCGGTACTCATCCAGACAGTCAAACGCCGGGCAGAGGGCCAGCAGCTCCCGGGCAATGGCCCCGGCCAGTGCGGCCCGGCTCACCGGGGCAGGCCCGCCGGGGTACAGGCTCCCGGCCCTGCGGGCCAGCTCCTCCGGCCAGTCGGCAGCGGTGGAGGTAAGGTTCAGCCCGATGCCCACCACCAGCCATTCCAGCTGTCCGCTCTCGAGGTCGGTCCCCGCTTCGGTCAGGATGCCGCAGACCTTTCTGCCCTGATAGTACAGGTCGTTGACCCACTTGACGGCAAGCTCCAGCCCGCAGAGCTTTTTCACGGCACGGCAGACCGCTACCGCGGCGCTGATGGTAGCGGTCTGGGCATTGGCGGCGGGCATTTCCGAGCGCAGCAGCACCGAGCAGTAAACGCCCTTGCCTGCCGGGCTTTCAAATCTCCGGCCCAGCCTGCCGCGTCCGGCGCTCTGGTGGGCGGTGAGCACCAGCGTGCCATGGGGTGCACCATCCAGCGCCAGCAGCTTTGCCGTGCGGTTGGAGCTTTCCAGCGTGTCATATAAATAGATGGGTGCAGGGTAGTCCCCGATGGCTTCGGTGCAGAACGGGTCGCCGCCTGCCAGCCGGTAGCCCCGGCGGGGCGCAGCTTCCAGCGCGTACCCTTGGGCCGTGAGGGCCGCAGCGGCCTTGTGCACGGCAGCGCGGCTCACGCCGAGGGTCTCGGCCAGCTGCTGGCCGGAAACGTAGCTGCCCCCGGCAGCGGAAAGTGCCTGCAAAAGTGCCTGACGGGTACTGACAGCCATGGCCGAATGCCTCCTTTTGTGCTATACTACTTCTATTGTATCATAAAAATAAAAGTTTTTGCAGGATTTTGAACGGCTGTTTCGTATGAATGTGCAGAAGGGCAGCGCAGGGGCTGCACTTCGTCGGACCGGGACGAAACTGAAAGGAGGTGGACAGGCCGTTGACGACCTTGGAATTCAGCGCGATGGTGCAGAAATACCAGTCGCTCGTATATACGGTCTGCCACCAGCTGGTGCCGGATGCCGGCGATGCGCAGGACCTGACGCAGGAGACCTTTCTGGCGGCATGGCGGGCCATTGACCGCTGCCCGTCCGGGTTTGAAAAACAGTGGCTGGCACGCATCGCTGCCAACAAGGCAAAGGACTATCTGCGCAGCGCATGGGTGCGCAGGGTGAACATTCCCGGCGACGATGTGCTGGCGCTGGAAGGTGCGCCGCCCGGCACCCAGCCGGAACAGCAGGTGCTGGATGCGCTGGGCGAGGAAGAGCTCACCGCCATGATCCTGGACCTGCGGGAGCCCTACAGAACGCCTTGCCGTCTGGTGCTGCTGGAACAGCACACCATGGCCGAGGCGGCACAGCTGTGCGGCCGCCCGCCCAAGACGGTGGAAGCACAGATCTACCGGGCAAAAAAGATGCTGGCACAGCAGATACTACAGCGTGAAAACGATGGAAAGGAGTGCGTACATGGAACTGTTTGACAAAAACGGCTGCCTGACCGACGAAGGCCTGCAGGCCCTGCAGGCAGGCGGGCTGGATGAGCTGGGCCGGCTGGAAACAGCGGAGCACCTTGCCTACTGTGATAAATGCATGGATCGTTACACGGCCCTGCTGACGGCAGATGCGCTGGAAACGCCGCCCCACTCCGCGCACAAGGCTGTGATGGCCGCCATCTGGGTGCGGCTGATGCAGAACACATGGGGCCGTGCCGCAGTGGCCGGTGTGGCGGCGGTGCTGGCCTTTACCATGTGGCGCTCCGGCACCATAGACCAGCTGCTGAATTTCCGGCAGGAGCTGCACACATGGACACCGGAGACCAGCCAGAGTCAGACCGAAGAAGCCTTGCAACTGGGCAAGCCGGTGGAAGATGGCCGACCGTCCGCCCAGCCGGAAATACTGGGAAAGCCAATGGACGACGACAAGCCGAAGCAGCAGGCTTCGCTGGCAAAAGCACTCAATGACCTGCTGTTCGGAGCCGGCGGCCCTGCAGCAGAAAAATACAAAAATTCGCCACTTGCAGATCAAACGAAATAAGGAGATCGATTATGATGAAAAACGGAATCCTGACCTTCCTCTTCGCCTTTTGCCCGGGCGCAGGCCAGATGTATCAGGGCTACATGAAGCGCGGCCTTTCGCTCATTACGATGTTCTGCGTGGCCTTTGGTGCGGGCACTCTGCTGGAAGTTTTGTATGTAGCCATGCCCATTGTGTGGATGTACAGCTTCTTTGACACCTTCAATCTCCGGGCGCAGATCGGCGCAGGCACCGCCCCGCAGGACGATTATCTGGTGCACATCAACTGGCACGACCAGCGCATGGAACAGTTCATGCTGGACAGCCACAAGCTGCTGGGTTGGGGCCTGATCGCGCTGGGCGCGCTGGTGGCCTACCAGAACATCCTTATGAACACGCTGGGGGATATCGTGTGGCGCTGGGGCCAGAGCAGCCCTTTCTTCCGCGCACTCTACCTGATGATGGATCAGCTGCCGGAGGTGGTGGTCTGCGTGGCCCTGATCATCTGCGGTGCGTGGCTGGTGCGCGGCCCCAAGGGCAGAAAGCAGAAGCCGCAGAACGATGCCGAAGATGAAGATTTTACCGAGTATACTGCACAGGATGCGCAGGCGGAGCCGAAAGCAAAGGGCTTTGCCATGCCCAAGCTCTCGGCTCTGCTGGGCAAGCCCGTGACCCCGGACGATGAGACGGAGGATGCCGACGATGGACGAGACGAGAAATGATGCGCCGCTGACCGGTGAAGCACCGCAGACTGCAAAACCGCAGCCGCTGCGCCGGGTGGGCAGCTTTACGCTGGGCGTATGCCTGATCGCAGCGGGCATCTTCTTTCTGCTTGCCTATTTTGTGCCGGGCTTTGACTGGAAGCTGACGCTCAAGATCGCCCCAGCGGCAGGGCTGATCCTGCTGGGCGGCGAGGTGCTCTTTTTTGCCGCCCGCCCGGGCCGCTGGAAATACGATTTCTGGTCGGTGCTGATCTGCCTTGTGCTCATGGCCGGGTGCTTTGGCCTTTCGCTGCTGCCGGTGGTGTGGGATGAACTCGGCCCGGAGCGGAATCAGGCAAGCATGAAGCTGGGGCAGGAATATACGACAGAAGCCTATGACAAGATCAAACAAACAGCCCCGGATATCCGTGTGAAGAATATCAGCGGAAACGCCTACCTGTACAGCAGTGAGGCGAAAACGCTGCGGGATGTGAATGCCGGAAACGGCTATCTGAGCCTGACTGTGGAGCTGTTTGGCAGCTATGACAGCGTACAGGCCTTTGCGCAGGACTGCCGCAGCGTGACCGATGCCGTGCAGCAGTGCAGCGCACAGCCGGATGAGCTGCGCATTACATGGTCGCCGGAGAACGACCCGGGCCAGAGTCTTGCCTCCGGCAGCCTGCAGAATGTGGAGCAGTACACGCTGGAACTGGAAGGCATCGCACAGCTGGACTGGACGGCTGACCAGATGGCAAAGCAGACCGAGGTGCAGTATCTGCTGGACGAAGAAAACGAAGAAACGGCAGAGTCCGAAGCTTTTTCCGAGGAAAGCGCGGAGCTGAGTGAGTGAAACAAAAAATGCTTCCGTGCGGCGCACGGAAGCATTTTTTTGTTGAAATCAGCCGAAAACTATGTTATGCTATCTCTGCTGCTGAAAGGCGGCGGGGCACTGCAAACAACGGCAGGCGGTTCGGCCCTCACTTCCGAAAGGAGGTGAGTACATGCCAATTACTTTGACATTCCACTTGTTTGGATTGACATTCACCATTCGCGTGAAAAAGTAAGAACCGCCACCCGGCACGGTGACGGTTCTCAAAAACTGTAAACCTTGAACTGGGGCCAACCGCTTGTCGCAGTGCCCTTTCTATAGACATTATAGCGAATCCCGGCAGAGCTGTCAAGCATCTGCCGGGATTCGTTTTATCGTAAAATTTACAGTTTTTTGCCGGTGAGCAGCTCGTAGGCCTCCAGATACTTGGCAATGGTCTTGTCAATCACGTCCTGCGGCAGGTCGTAGTTGCTGTCGGGGTTGGCCTTGAGCCAGTCGCGAACGAACTGCTTATCAAAAGAGGGCTGGCTGTGGCCCGGCTCGTAGCCCTCCAGCGGCCAGAAGCGGGAGGAATCCGGGGTGAGCATCTCGTCGCCCAGCACCACGTTGCCGTTCTCATCCAGACCAAACTCAAACTTGGTGTCGGCAATGATGATGCCGCGGGAGAGCGCATACTCAGCACATTTCTTATACAGGGCAATGGTGTAGTCGCGCAGCTTGGTGGCGTACTCCTCGCCGTGGCCGGGGAACTGCTTTTCCAGCACCTCGATGCTCTTTTCGTAGGAGATGTTCTCGTCGTGGTCGCCGATCTCGGCCTTGGTGGAGGGAGTGTAGATGGGCTCGGGCAGCTTGTCGGACTCCTTCAGGCCTTCCGGCAGCTGGATGCCGCACACCTTGCCAGTCTTCTGGTAGCTGGCCCAGCCACTGCCGGTAATGTAGCCGCGCACGATGCACTCGATGGGCAGCATGGTCAGCTTACGGCACATCATGCTGTTGCCGTCGAACTGGGGCTGCTGGAAGAACTCCGGCATATCCTTCACGTCCACGCTCAGCATGTGGTTGGGCAGCAGATCGCGGGTGTAATCGAACCAGAACTTGCTCATCTGGGTCAGAACGGTGCCCTTTTTGGTGACCTTGTTTTTCAGGATGACATCAAACGCGGAAATGCGGTCGGTAGCAACCATGATGAGGCTGTCACCGTTATCATAGATCTCACGAACCTTGCCTTCTTTAATGGGCTTGAACTCAGTCATAATCAAACACTCCATTTTCCAATGCCGAAAAAGCGGCGGTGTATCTTACCTGATTATTGTACCATGTCTGCGGACAGTTTGAAAGAAACAGAATGAAAGGAAAATCAGGCCGTTTTTGCATTTTTCTCGTGAAAAATGTACGAAAAATAGAATCAAAATTCGGCGATTTGACGATAAAAGTCGTACTTTCACAACAATGAAGCACCTTTTTGTAAAATGTAGGCATGGACATTCCGGCGATTGTGCGGTATCTTATAATCAACAAATTAGAATAGGGAGGGTTTACATATGGGCAGTTTTCCCAAAGATTTTCTGTGGGGCGGTGCCACCGCTGCCAACCAGTGCGAGGGCGCATGGCAGGCAGGCGGCAAGGGCCTTGCCACCGTGGATGTGACCCCGTTTGGCCCGGACCGCTTCCCGGTGGCGCTGGGTCGGCTGGAAATGCTGGAGTGTGACGACAAGCACTATTATCCCAGCCATGAAGCCATTGACCTGTATCACCATTATAAAGAGGACATCGCCCTCTTTGCCGAGATGGGTTTCAAGTGCTTCCGGCTGTCCATCGCATGGACCCGCATCCTGCCGAACGGCGACGATGCCCAGCCCAATGAAGAGGGCTTGAAGTTCTATGAGGATGTGTTTGATGAGTGCCACAAATACGGCATTGAACCGCTTGTGACCATCTGCCACTTCGATACCCCCATTGCCCTCATAAAAAAGTATGGCGGCTGGAAAGACCGCCGCATGGTGGATGCCTATGTGCACTACTGTGAAGTGCTGTTTGACCGCTACAAGGGGAAGGTGAAATACTGGCTCACCTTCAACGAGATCAACATGCTGCTGCATCTGCCCTTTACCGGCGCGGGGCTAGTGTTCTATCCGGGCGAGAATGTGCAGCAGGTGGAGTATCAGGCGGCACATCATGAGCTGGTGGCCAGCGCAAAGGCGGTCAAGCTGGCCCATGAAAAGATGCCCGGTGCCATGGTGGGCTGTATGCTGGCGGCAGGCCAGTATTACCCGCGCACCTGTGCACCGGAGGATATCCGTGCCGCGCAGGAAGCGGACCGCGACAACTACTTCTTTACCGATGTGCAGGCCCGGGGAGCCTACCCGGTGTGGGCAAAAAAGCGGATGGAGAAGGCCGGCATCACCCTACACACCGAGCCGGGCGATGAGCAGGTTCTGAAAGAAGGCACCGTGGATTTTGTCTCCTTCAGCTACTATTCCAGCCGCTGCATCACCACGGATCAGGAGATCCTGGCAGAAGAAAAGGCCGACGGCAATGCGGTGCTGGAAGCCGTGAAGAACCCGTACCTCAAGGCCAGCGAGTGGGGCTGGGCCATCGACCCGGTGGGCCTGCGCGTGACCCTGAACACCATCTACGACCGGTACGAAAAGCCCATGTTCATTGTGGAGAACGGCCTTGGCGCGGTGGATACCGTGGAAGCGGACGGCTCCATCCACGACAGCTACCGCATCGATTATCTGCGCGCCCACATCGAGCAGATGGAAAAGGCCGTCAACGAGGACGGCCTGCCGCTGATGGGCTACACCACATGGGGCCCTATCGACCTTGTGAGCGCATCCACCGGTGAGATGAAAAAGCGCTACGGCTTTATCTATGTGGATAAGGACAACGACGGCAACGGCACACTGGCCCGCAGCCGCAAGGACAGCTTCTACTGGTACAAAAAGGTCATTGCTTCAAACGGCACCGACCTTGCCTGAAATTTGCGAAAAAATAAATTTGTGAGAAAGAATTGGAATTTATGACACCTGAGATCATTGCACACCGCGGCGCGTCCTATCTTGCGCCGGAAAATACCCTTTCTGCGTTCCGCAAGGCGATGGAGATCGGCGCGGACGGCGTGGAAATGGACGTACAGCAGACCAGAGATAAAAAGCTGGTGATCCACCACGATTTTGTCATTGACTGGCACACCGATATGCGTGGCCAGATCTACGACATGACCGAGGGCGAGCTGAAGGCGCTGGACTTTGGCAGCTGGAAGGATGTGAACTATCGGAACGAGAGGATCGCTACCCTGCAGGAGGCACTGGCTCTGTGCAGGGAAATGGAAGGTACCATCGTTCAGCTGGAAATGAAGGCCACCATCGATGACGACCCGGATTTTGTCCCCCGCGTGATCGAGGAGGTGCGTGCAGCAAACATTACCGACCGGCTGGTGGTGATCTCGTTCAACCACGACCTGCTGCGGCAGGCAAAGCAGCTGATGCCAGAGCTGAAGGTGGGCGTGCTGGTCTACGGTGCGTTGGAGACCATGGCGCTGCCCACTAGCACATGGGAAATGCTTGGCCTGCAGAACGGGCTGGAAGAGGATGATTTTCCACAGCTGCCGCCGCTGTCGGTGGAAAATGTGGATGACGAAAACTGCAGCTGGGCCCTGCGCTGGATGGGCAACCAGATCAGTATGCTGCAGGCGAACTTTCCGGGCAAGAGTCTGGTAGAGGTAGCCCAGCGCCTGCTGGAACAGCGGGACCCGGTAAAGTATGTGCAGACGCTGGACTTCAAGCCGGACTGGGTGAGCTGCGAATATCACACCGCTTACCAGCAGCCCAGCATGGTGCAGAAGCTGCATGATCTGGGCATCAAGGCGGCATACTGGACGGTGGACGGGGAACAGGCCGTGAAAGACCTTTGGCCCCTGCAGCCGGATGCCATCGTCACAAACCGCCCGGACCGCGTGCGGGAATGGATCTCTGAACTGGAAATGACAGAATAAAGGGCAGAAGCTGCATCCCTTCGGTGCGGCCTGATTCCCCAAGCAACATCTGAAAAGCAAACAGCGGACAGCCTGCAGGCCGTCCGCTGTTGTGCTATGCAAAAGATGTTATAAAATATATCCGAGACTCCGCAGCACGAACAGCCAGAAGGTCAGGCTGAATGCGCTGAACAGGGTGGTGGTAACGCACACGCTGCCGGTAAGCACACCTTCGTGGCCCATCTGCTTTGCCATAACGTAGCACGCCGGGGTGGTGATGCTGCCCAGCATCACCAGCAGGGCCACCAGCTTTTCGTCGGTAAAGCCAAAGCGCACAGCCAGCGGCAGGAACAGCGCAGGCAGCACCATCAGCTTGACCACAGTAGCCACAGCGGTAGGCTTGAGGTATCCCAGAGCTTTTTGGCCCTTGAAGCCTGCACCAATGGCAAGCAGGGCCAGAGGGCTGGTCAGACCGGCCACATTGGAAAGGGCCTTATCCAGCATGGCAGGCATGGAAATGTGCAGCATGCTCCACGCAAAGCCCGCTGCAATGCCCAGAAGGATGGGGTTCGTCAGGATGCCTTTCACACTCTTTTTGAGCTTTTCAGCCATATTGCCGGTCTGAGCCTGCGCAGTGGGCGCTTCCAGCATCAAAATGACCACTGCCATAATGTTATACAGCGGCACACTGCCAAGGATCATCAGGCTGGACATGCTGGCATCGCCGTAGATGCTCTGCAGAAAAGCCGAGCCGAGGATGGCAGCCGACGAGCGGTAACACACCTGAACGAACTCGCCCACAAGGCCGGTGCCCTTTAAAAACAGCTTTGCCAGCGCCCAGATCACAAGGATGCACGCCAGTGTGACCGCAAAACAGAACAGCACATACCGGCCATCGAAGGTGGCGCGGACATCGTTTTTGCCAAGGTCGCGGAACAGCTGCACCGGCAGTGCCACATAAAACACGAACTTGTTGGCCCCGGCCACAAACGCATCGCTCAGAAAACCGGTGCGGTGCAGCACATAGCCCAGCAGCATGATAAAGAACAGCGGCATGGTGCTGTTCATGCTGAACAGAAGATTTTCCAGCATGGCTCACACCCCGCCGTGGCG
Above is a genomic segment from Faecalibacterium taiwanense containing:
- a CDS encoding class I adenylate-forming enzyme family protein; this translates as MSKIRVLDNVYDLITINMEDRFKDNVAFRFYDTANDAVTTILYKDYVQDIRKAVNYFQSTIPEIKGKKICLLTKNSYEYAVNTFGVVAAGAVLVLLNQRKSWDELSYELGLVEPDAILTDGDDYGFNDQLKAAYGDILRPMDGFRSYEPAQLTRCIDHEALMVLMFTSGTTGRSKGVMLSEKNFFSVMRAHTQIGEHMMAYKHEPNLVMSQYTVLPMFHLGAFICLFSWAHAGWALNVSSDIRNFYKEVKRMPSQAMAVVPVIMNSLHHDVMRGRKERLGELWVPICSSAMFDPQVMLDMAEHGMFVVQTYGSTETCGDGIINYAQDAKHIGAVGQGNDYLDYKIAEDGELCMRGDSIMLGYYKDPEATAEVIDADGWFHTGDLARKDEDGYYFLTGRKKNLIILDSGENINPEELEGIVGKCEAVKECVVKEMGKKIGVVVYCDEDKQQQVRDFITEANRTLPLYKRMSAVEFSTEPLPRNGAGKLLRQ
- a CDS encoding phosphoribosylaminoimidazolesuccinocarboxamide synthase — its product is MTEFKPIKEGKVREIYDNGDSLIMVATDRISAFDVILKNKVTKKGTVLTQMSKFWFDYTRDLLPNHMLSVDVKDMPEFFQQPQFDGNSMMCRKLTMLPIECIVRGYITGSGWASYQKTGKVCGIQLPEGLKESDKLPEPIYTPSTKAEIGDHDENISYEKSIEVLEKQFPGHGEEYATKLRDYTIALYKKCAEYALSRGIIIADTKFEFGLDENGNVVLGDEMLTPDSSRFWPLEGYEPGHSQPSFDKQFVRDWLKANPDSNYDLPQDVIDKTIAKYLEAYELLTGKKL
- a CDS encoding RNA polymerase sigma factor gives rise to the protein MTTLEFSAMVQKYQSLVYTVCHQLVPDAGDAQDLTQETFLAAWRAIDRCPSGFEKQWLARIAANKAKDYLRSAWVRRVNIPGDDVLALEGAPPGTQPEQQVLDALGEEELTAMILDLREPYRTPCRLVLLEQHTMAEAAQLCGRPPKTVEAQIYRAKKMLAQQILQRENDGKECVHGTV
- a CDS encoding biotin--[acetyl-CoA-carboxylase] ligase, whose translation is MAVSTRQALLQALSAAGGSYVSGQQLAETLGVSRAAVHKAAAALTAQGYALEAAPRRGYRLAGGDPFCTEAIGDYPAPIYLYDTLESSNRTAKLLALDGAPHGTLVLTAHQSAGRGRLGRRFESPAGKGVYCSVLLRSEMPAANAQTATISAAVAVCRAVKKLCGLELAVKWVNDLYYQGRKVCGILTEAGTDLESGQLEWLVVGIGLNLTSTAADWPEELARRAGSLYPGGPAPVSRAALAGAIARELLALCPAFDCLDEYRARCFVPGHWVTVCAETETYAAKALAIDEEGRLVIQRENGRQEALRCGEVTTRPARTE
- a CDS encoding acyl carrier protein → MERAEIISQILAILEDVAEVSPEDVNENSVLMDDLDLSSMEILTIVADLEETFGLRIPEKELRNFVTIGDLVDYLAANAG
- a CDS encoding class I adenylate-forming enzyme family protein, with protein sequence MITSLYQSLCNMETNIADRVALRWYDEEKQGVAEVHYAQYAQDLRRFVAFLRAEYGDVRGKRVAILARNSYQYVICMYGTVIAGAVAVPLNLGKDWDAISYELGLTEPVCILQDGEFAEREPALAETYGSILKPMDVFAAYEPAEDVTEVEDLSALAFIMFTSGTTGRSKGVMLSQKNLFSAMPAFLDPFDDVKKYTGWNTDEFSSLSALPMFHISAMTSLVSWSITGHSINLCNNLKYFYRDLGAMHSEVMAVVPVLLKSIYSDVMKGRRDRLNGLCVLTCGAAMFDPKILSDMMEKGFFVAQMYGLTETCGDGAWNSSQEAKYLTSVGHVDLSCEYKLDDGELCMRGDPIMLGYYKDPEGTAEVIDADGWFHTGDIARVEEDGYMYLTGRKKNVIILDSGENVNPEELEKLLVPCADIQECIVKEKDKKICALICCDPAKQETVKEFVTGVNRGLPLYKRMVTEFSAQPLPRNAMGKLLR